A genome region from Rhodothermales bacterium includes the following:
- a CDS encoding sulfotransferase domain-containing protein → MRAFFGHHKCASGWIDNILMEISFHMGIRFAMAHIPAHFEPYGSLDGFVEARKVDFLAYTNADSRHLAGCTFYKGFHVVRDPRDVLVSAYFSHLHSHSTRGWQALVDHRERLQNLPKQEGLFLEMEFSKTSFEEFDRWDYQQPNVLELKMEELSATPLDGFLRIARFLEILDEERHSALGELGTLLSTRLNRLNHKGRRFMPGQLPLFPVPRIRRHTIPPDLIHRILDKKSFQRMSGGRRKGEEDVKNHFRKGVPGDWRNHFTPELRAAFKARYNHLVIKLGYETSEDWQ, encoded by the coding sequence TTGCGCGCCTTTTTTGGCCACCACAAGTGCGCCTCGGGGTGGATCGATAACATCTTGATGGAGATCAGCTTCCATATGGGCATCCGGTTCGCGATGGCCCATATACCGGCTCACTTCGAACCCTACGGCTCGCTCGATGGGTTTGTCGAGGCCCGGAAGGTCGATTTCCTCGCTTACACCAATGCCGACAGCCGGCACCTCGCTGGCTGCACCTTCTACAAAGGCTTTCATGTCGTTCGCGACCCGCGCGACGTACTGGTCTCCGCCTATTTCTCCCACCTCCATAGCCACAGCACCCGGGGGTGGCAGGCCCTGGTGGATCATCGGGAGCGACTCCAGAATCTGCCAAAGCAGGAAGGCCTATTTTTGGAAATGGAGTTTAGCAAGACCAGCTTCGAGGAGTTTGACCGGTGGGACTACCAGCAGCCGAACGTGCTCGAGTTGAAGATGGAGGAGCTGTCGGCCACGCCGCTCGATGGGTTTCTGCGCATCGCACGTTTCCTGGAGATTCTGGATGAAGAGCGCCATAGCGCGCTCGGCGAACTGGGGACGTTGCTGAGCACGCGGCTGAATCGGCTGAACCACAAAGGCCGGCGATTCATGCCGGGGCAACTGCCGCTTTTTCCCGTGCCCCGCATTCGCCGGCACACGATCCCGCCCGATCTGATCCATCGGATCCTGGATAAAAAGTCCTTCCAACGCATGTCCGGCGGACGACGCAAAGGCGAAGAGGATGTAAAAAACCACTTCCGCAAAGGCGTCCCGGGTGATTGGCGGAACCACTTCACCCCGGAATTGCGCGCCGCGTTTAAGGCGCGGTACAACCATCTGGTAATCAAGCTGGGGTACGAAACCAGCGAGGATTGGCAGTGA
- a CDS encoding glycosyltransferase yields RDPRIRLAPGDPVPVLHRADVYVHPTYEDGFAYAPVEALACGVPVIVTEDTGMKERVREGETGFVVPTGSWEAILDRLEYIAKHPLTFDVGATASASAPGD; encoded by the coding sequence CCCGTGACCCCCGCATCCGCCTCGCCCCCGGGGACCCCGTCCCCGTGCTCCACCGCGCCGACGTCTACGTGCACCCCACCTACGAAGACGGATTTGCCTACGCTCCGGTCGAAGCCCTCGCCTGTGGAGTGCCCGTTATTGTAACGGAAGATACCGGCATGAAAGAGCGCGTCCGGGAAGGGGAGACGGGTTTCGTCGTCCCGACGGGCAGCTGGGAAGCGATCCTTGACAGACTGGAATACATCGCGAAACACCCCCTCACTTTTGATGTGGGCGCTACTGCCTCCGCATCCGCACCGGGTGATTAA